A segment of the Lolium perenne isolate Kyuss_39 chromosome 3, Kyuss_2.0, whole genome shotgun sequence genome:
GAAACGCCGCGATCTGCTCGAGACGCCAGCGGTCGGCCATAAATTCGAACCGAAGCAACCATGGCGGGCAAGCGGTGCCGAGAAACGCCGGCAGCCGGGGTgcactcaccgcaaggtgcactgaaCCCGCGAAGTGTCGGTGCACACACCTGCAGGCGACGGCTCGGtgttgccggcagtgccggcatGGGCCAGATTCCAGGATCCtccttcttttcttcctttttgagtgagtcgagattttcctgtgatatcttttcctaaactgtagaccacttagcacacggttaaattgtcaccggtgttgttaacaaacacacaaaactcagagatcatgaaatgttctttcagtatcaggctccacctccaccttcaccaccggcgtgggctgctccacctccacctcgaccaCTGGCGTGGGttgctccacctccacctccaccgccggcgGCACCGACGTATGTTCCACGGTTGCCAACTAGCTATGGCCGGTACCGGATTTCACCGTGctcgacgacgatgatgaggagtaggcgCAGGCGTTAGTTTTGATTTCCCTTTCttcactatgtaaattatgtttttatGTTCAAAAAAGACAAAACTCAAAAAAATGCGTTGTTCCGCTGGGCACCCCCGATGCAAACGGACACGCGATCCATTTCGACCATCTGGACCTATACAAACGAGGTGCGCGGACATTTTAGACGTTCGAAATGCATCGCCCCGTTGAAAAAATGCCCTTGCGCCATCGAGTGCATACAGATGGAAATCTCTTGTCACGTCCAGGTTCTATTTCCCTCCACAACTAAGCAGCCAATAGGGAGATCTTTAAGCTGCTTAATGAGAAGTATAGATGTAGCACTACAAGCTGGTCGGCAGCTAGCTGACCGATCGGCCTCGAGCTAGCCAATTTCTAACACGATAGCCTAAATGGTTTCCGGTAGGCCGATCGGTCGACTGAAAACCGACCGAGTCACGTACCTGAAAATGGTTCAAAACGCGTGTCATTTCCGaaaattataaaattaaaaaaattgccCTCTCGTGTCAGACCACAGTCCGCTTCTGCATGTACTCGGGTGtctcgattttttttttttggtgaaAAAGGTCTGAGATAGAAGTCACGGCCCACTCTGCGAGGCGACTCACAAACCGGTTATTTGAAGCCCGGATTCTGAGATGGGCCGGGCCGGGCTAGGCTGCCATCATTTTCGGGATCGTTATTGGTTAGCTACGAGGAGCAATTCACAACAAGATTTTCTCTCGCAAACACCCGAGGTAAAAACTGAACCTCTTTCCCATCGAAACCCTAGAAGACGAGCACTCCATCTAATCTAGTCTAGCTCCCGAAGTACGGCAGCGCCGCCGACCGGAGGCGAAGGCAGCGGCAGCCGTAAGCCTCGCCCATGGATCTGGAGATTGTGGGGCGGCACGCCTTGCTCTTCGACGACGACGCGGCGGCGGAGGTCGTCAACTCCGGCGGTTCCCTCGTCCCCTGGTCCGCCGCTGGCGCGACCAATCTCCTCCTTGACCGCCACGACGTCAGGCACCTCCTCGACCGCGTCCCTCCTCGTCCAAGCCGCGCCTACTCTGTGGCCCTCCTCGCCGTCCCCTCCCCCGACGGCGTGTCCGAGGCCGAGCTTGACCGTGAGCGCTTCCTCGATCTCCACGCAGCCGACGACGGCACCGTAGAAGGCCCCTCTTCAGGTATAATATGAATCCTCTACTCTCTGTCCTTAATTGTGTACTCCGTTAATATGTAGTAGTCATCAGCTGTTTCCTTACCATTTCAATGTAATCGGACGCCGGTAGCTTGAGTCTGCAGTGTTTTAGCCTTGGGATAACGGTTGTGGAAATCATGAACCATCGTACTTTGTAGATTCTGGGGTCCAACTGTTATTTTTCCATATATATCCACACTTTCTATCTGTCTAGGGTGTGACAGAGAGTTGATCTGTGTGAACTGAAGTTAGGTTGCCTGGAATCCAGTTGGAGTATAAAGTTGGATCTCATACGCTATGATGCTGAGATCTTTGTGAATTTTTTTTATGTGAAATGCTAAGAACTTAATAAACTCCTATTGGTTGGTTATAGGCTTGTAGCGATGTTAATATCATATCTGTTTCGTTTCTGTAATATCTCTACACCTGTACTGTCTGCCACATAGATTAGCAATAGGAGTAAGTATAGGATATGCAGTTCTGAAACTGGCACATGTTAAGTGGTGCTAGTTGAACCCATATTATATTTCCCATCATATGTTTTGTAAGTTTGCAGGGAGGATGCTTGATTTTATTTGATGAGCATCTTTAATCTGTTCAAGTAAGGAACCTTCTTCGTTCTTTTCCAGAGATGTATCTTTGGATCTGCGCTTCTTTGTCTCCACACAAATTTACTTTCAGCTCCTTGATTATTGTATAACAATACTCAAGCTGGCATCTTTTCTGTACGCAGGAAATGGGACTGATACTGGGCAGTCTGATTATAATGCTGTCCCTTTCTCATACGGCGGACCTGCTGGTTCGGGCGATCCAAATGAGTCGGTCTCGTTTTATCGCCCATCTTTTATTGTGCCAGAAAGCCTGTTGAATAAGCTGGTGAGTATGCAAAGTCTAACTGTCTGCTCTCAACCTGTACTCGTTCTGTCAGATTATTTTTTCCACTTTATACATTTTTTATTAATCTTCTCTGTTGATCCAGCAATAATCGTCCAAGGTGCATATGTTCTTCTAAGCATTAAATGTCTGTTTCAGATGGTTGGAGCAGAGATGAAGTTCCTACTAGTGATGCACATTGTTTCCTTATGATCTATCTTGACGTAAGGAATAGGCAGGTGGGATTAGAGTGATGTAAATGGTACATGTAACAAAACAAGAGAAAACTGCAATGGGATAGCTGTTCTTAACTTTTATGCTGTACCAGCTCTATATTAGTTCAGTTGTGTTTATATCATACGGCTGCACTTTTATGATCTCAGACCATTACTGACACAATCTTCTTTCGTATTTTTTAATTGCAGCCTCCCTCTGAGAAGGTGCATCAGATAATTGCAAGAACTGCTTTATTTGTAAGTGAGCATGGCGGACAATCAGAGATTGTGCTAAGGGTGAAGCAAGGAAGTAACCCAACATTTGGATTCTTGATGCCTGATCATCACCTCCACAGCTACTTCCGGTACATTGTTGATCATCCTCAGCTGTTGAAAGATGGCTCAGACGCTGACACCAATAAAGGCAACACAACGGTTATGAGCGAGAATGAGCATGCCGCTCCATCAAGCGGAGCTTTATCATTGCTTGGAGCTGTCTATGAGTCTGGAGGTGAGGATGAAGATGTGCTTCCAGCTAGTTCGAAAAGCACTGATTCTGGAAATGACGCTGTTTTACCTGAGAAAGGCCACAAAGGATGTGCTTCCCATATACATGACAAGGAGATGAAAAAAGAACCGACAGTAACAGAAGAAGCTTTGACTGCAGACAAGGATAAACCTATTTTTACTAAGAAGAACCCAGCAATTACCGGAAACAGCATAACTGCTGCTCACCGGGAAAAGGTCAAAGGTGCCATGGTGGCGTTGACCACTTCTACCAAGTCTGAGAACTCTAAATTAAGTGTATCTGACACAAAAGAGGTGATCCTGGAACCACCATCGTTTATGAAGGGCACAGTGGAGAAAATTGTTGAATTCATTCTCAGGAACGGGAAGGAGTTTGAAGAAAAGCTCATTGCGCAAGACAGGATGACAGGGAGGTTTCCATTTCTTCTGCCCAATAATCCATATCACTCTTACTATCTCAAGATTCTCCAAGAAACCCAGGAGGTAACTTGAATCACACTTAAGCTATGCTTTAAGATATGATTTGCGTAATTTTCCCCTTTCTGACGTTTTTGATAGAACTCTGTTTTTACATGTTTTTTCCAGATAGTTTAATTGGGCTGAACAGTTGCAATCTGTATTCCTTTCCATTTCTTTATTAATGGACTAAACAATTGGGAACTTCTATTTGACTGTAAACGTTTGTTAGTAATATGTTTTGTTTCCTTATTTTTCTGGATGACTCCCTTTTGTCGGGTTACTGGCTTTGTGTTTCATTTCTGAGATGAAAAATCTTTCAGAGTGGTAATTACGTACCTGTTATTGGACCTCTTGTTGCCTTCATAGCAGATTTGCCTGTTTTCTCTTTCTTAAGTGCACATGATGTCTTACACTTGATCTCTGAACTTCAGGTAAGTTCATGTGGACAGCATATCAATCCCTGATGCACAACTTCTCattctcgttttgatgaagtcaGTTAAACAATTTTTTGAATCGTGTATATGATTTCACTAACATCAAGTGTTTCGTTTTGGTAACTTTTGGTTTGATTGTTTTTTATACATGCTGTGTTATATTGTCTCTTTCAAAATGTACACCAGTGGGTGTTAATGGATATTCATCGTATGTATGCTTATGGCCTGTTTATGCCGAGattttttccccttgttcttaaGTGCACATGATGTCTTACACTTGATCTCTGAACTTCAGGTAAGTTCTTATGTGGACAACATAAATCACCGATGCACTGTCTTTTCCCTCGACTATTGTTGATATCTCCAGCCAAGTCCTAAAGCATTTGGTTTAATTGTATCACTTCACTATGTTTTCTGTTGCGTATAGGCATCATTTATGGAaggttttcctttttttttactTTGGACACTTACTAGTGGAGCTGTTTCTCAACTTTTTTTGAGCCATATTGTGGCCCTTCAACTAATGCCAATTCTACCTGCACTTTACTGTGTTCCCTGAATTGCTTTGCAGTCGAAGTCCCGTGGTGGTTCTTCAGAGTGCAAAGACAGAAGGAGTTCTTCGGAGCGCAGAGACAGGAGGGGTTCTTCAGAGCGCAGAgacaggaggagttcttcagaGCGCAAAGACAGTGGCCATGAGAAGGAAGTGTCCAAAAGCAAAGGGCGGGGAAGTGCTAACAAGGACTCAAGTGCTTCTGATAGAAGCTCTGCAGAGCCATCAGAGAAGCAACTTAATGAGAAGGGCAAATTCCAGTTGGTCATTGGTGGTGTCAAGAAGGAACCTCCTCGGAAGGTTACTGCAGATGAAGCTGCTGCTATTGTTATGGCTGCTACTCGTGGACTAGGCTCTATGGATCCTCAATCTAACACGGTAAAAGACACGCGTGACATTGGCCGTATGCAGGACCCAGGTGAAGTGTCCAAACCTGTCTCAAGTAGTGAGGTTTGCACTTCACTCACAAGTAGTGGTCAGGTAAAAAAGGAAGGTATTGGAATCATTGATGATGATTGGATTTCAAATACGATCGCAAAAGCTGTTGCTGTTGCCGCCTCTAAAGAGGCAGATTCTTCTGAAGCTTCGATGACAAATGCGCAGAAGCTGAAGGCTGAGAGGCTTCGGCGTGCAAGGATGTTTACTGCAATTATTAAGGGTGGAGGCAGCAAGGGTGATCCGGTGACAAGTGATCCAGTTAATGAATCTGCAAAGGTCTCTCCTGCTGATTTGAACCTCCCTGGACCTGATACAAAACCTTTGGCTACTGAACGGGAAGGCAGCTCTGTGCCTTCTGAGCGTGAAGGTTCAAATATGAAGAAGCAGGAGAAAGACTCTGATGATGAACAAAACAAGGCACGTAAATACCGGAAGCATCACCCAGAATCCAATGAGGACATAGATGATTTGGAGGAGGAAAGCTATAAACACTCAAGGAAGAGGCATCGTTCAAGAGGACACAGTATGGATGCACACAAACATAAGCAGAGGCAACACTCCAAGGATAGGGAGTATATGCATGAAAACAGTTATAGTTCTTCAGAAGATGAGCGTCGCAGTTCCAAGTCAAGGCATCGGCATAGGCATGACCATTACTATGCTGAAGATGCCGAGCATCGCAGCTCGCATAGGCACCGGAGGAACCATGGCTCTGGTTCCAAAAGGAAACACAAGGACGACCGTGCTGAACCCTCCCAAAGCACGTCAGAGCAGAAGTATGGATTAGAGCAACCCCCTGGTGATACTGCTCAATCTTCCAATGCATCAACTGAGGTTCCAGATGAGCTGAAAGCAAAAATTAGAGCGATGTTATTAGAGACACTGTAATATATTGCGCGATGCAATGCACTAGCACTGTTTTTATTACTATATACTGGTGTTATCTTTTCAGCGCCATATTTATTACTATTCAGCTTATATTGTCAAACATGTCTGTCTTCTTAAAATATCCCATTGGAGTGGTTTATGCATCTTTGACTTAGTAGCTGCGAACGACTCTACTCGTGAACTTCTGATCCTC
Coding sequences within it:
- the LOC127343489 gene encoding uncharacterized protein isoform X3 is translated as MIYLDVRNRQPPSEKVHQIIARTALFVSEHGGQSEIVLRVKQGSNPTFGFLMPDHHLHSYFRYIVDHPQLLKDGSDADTNKGNTTVMSENEHAAPSSGALSLLGAVYESGGEDEDVLPASSKSTDSGNDAVLPEKGHKGCASHIHDKEMKKEPTVTEEALTADKDKPIFTKKNPAITGNSITAAHREKVKGAMVALTTSTKSENSKLSVSDTKEVILEPPSFMKGTVEKIVEFILRNGKEFEEKLIAQDRMTGRFPFLLPNNPYHSYYLKILQETQESKSRGGSSECKDRRSSSERRDRRGSSERRDRRSSSERKDSGHEKEVSKSKGRGSANKDSSASDRSSAEPSEKQLNEKGKFQLVIGGVKKEPPRKVTADEAAAIVMAATRGLGSMDPQSNTVKDTRDIGRMQDPGEVSKPVSSSEVCTSLTSSGQVKKEGIGIIDDDWISNTIAKAVAVAASKEADSSEASMTNAQKLKAERLRRARMFTAIIKGGGSKGDPVTSDPVNESAKVSPADLNLPGPDTKPLATEREGSSVPSEREGSNMKKQEKDSDDEQNKARKYRKHHPESNEDIDDLEEESYKHSRKRHRSRGHSMDAHKHKQRQHSKDREYMHENSYSSSEDERRSSKSRHRHRHDHYYAEDAEHRSSHRHRRNHGSGSKRKHKDDRAEPSQSTSEQKYGLEQPPGDTAQSSNASTEVPDELKAKIRAMLLETL
- the LOC127343489 gene encoding uncharacterized protein isoform X1; this encodes MDLEIVGRHALLFDDDAAAEVVNSGGSLVPWSAAGATNLLLDRHDVRHLLDRVPPRPSRAYSVALLAVPSPDGVSEAELDRERFLDLHAADDGTVEGPSSGNGTDTGQSDYNAVPFSYGGPAGSGDPNESVSFYRPSFIVPESLLNKLPPSEKVHQIIARTALFVSEHGGQSEIVLRVKQGSNPTFGFLMPDHHLHSYFRYIVDHPQLLKDGSDADTNKGNTTVMSENEHAAPSSGALSLLGAVYESGGEDEDVLPASSKSTDSGNDAVLPEKGHKGCASHIHDKEMKKEPTVTEEALTADKDKPIFTKKNPAITGNSITAAHREKVKGAMVALTTSTKSENSKLSVSDTKEVILEPPSFMKGTVEKIVEFILRNGKEFEEKLIAQDRMTGRFPFLLPNNPYHSYYLKILQETQESKSRGGSSECKDRRSSSERRDRRGSSERRDRRSSSERKDSGHEKEVSKSKGRGSANKDSSASDRSSAEPSEKQLNEKGKFQLVIGGVKKEPPRKVTADEAAAIVMAATRGLGSMDPQSNTVKDTRDIGRMQDPGEVSKPVSSSEVCTSLTSSGQVKKEGIGIIDDDWISNTIAKAVAVAASKEADSSEASMTNAQKLKAERLRRARMFTAIIKGGGSKGDPVTSDPVNESAKVSPADLNLPGPDTKPLATEREGSSVPSEREGSNMKKQEKDSDDEQNKARKYRKHHPESNEDIDDLEEESYKHSRKRHRSRGHSMDAHKHKQRQHSKDREYMHENSYSSSEDERRSSKSRHRHRHDHYYAEDAEHRSSHRHRRNHGSGSKRKHKDDRAEPSQSTSEQKYGLEQPPGDTAQSSNASTEVPDELKAKIRAMLLETL
- the LOC127343489 gene encoding uncharacterized protein isoform X4 produces the protein MPPSEKVHQIIARTALFVSEHGGQSEIVLRVKQGSNPTFGFLMPDHHLHSYFRYIVDHPQLLKDGSDADTNKGNTTVMSENEHAAPSSGALSLLGAVYESGGEDEDVLPASSKSTDSGNDAVLPEKGHKGCASHIHDKEMKKEPTVTEEALTADKDKPIFTKKNPAITGNSITAAHREKVKGAMVALTTSTKSENSKLSVSDTKEVILEPPSFMKGTVEKIVEFILRNGKEFEEKLIAQDRMTGRFPFLLPNNPYHSYYLKILQETQESKSRGGSSECKDRRSSSERRDRRGSSERRDRRSSSERKDSGHEKEVSKSKGRGSANKDSSASDRSSAEPSEKQLNEKGKFQLVIGGVKKEPPRKVTADEAAAIVMAATRGLGSMDPQSNTVKDTRDIGRMQDPGEVSKPVSSSEVCTSLTSSGQVKKEGIGIIDDDWISNTIAKAVAVAASKEADSSEASMTNAQKLKAERLRRARMFTAIIKGGGSKGDPVTSDPVNESAKVSPADLNLPGPDTKPLATEREGSSVPSEREGSNMKKQEKDSDDEQNKARKYRKHHPESNEDIDDLEEESYKHSRKRHRSRGHSMDAHKHKQRQHSKDREYMHENSYSSSEDERRSSKSRHRHRHDHYYAEDAEHRSSHRHRRNHGSGSKRKHKDDRAEPSQSTSEQKYGLEQPPGDTAQSSNASTEVPDELKAKIRAMLLETL
- the LOC127343489 gene encoding uncharacterized protein isoform X2, which produces MSVSDGWSRDEVPTSDAHCFLMIYLDVRNRQPPSEKVHQIIARTALFVSEHGGQSEIVLRVKQGSNPTFGFLMPDHHLHSYFRYIVDHPQLLKDGSDADTNKGNTTVMSENEHAAPSSGALSLLGAVYESGGEDEDVLPASSKSTDSGNDAVLPEKGHKGCASHIHDKEMKKEPTVTEEALTADKDKPIFTKKNPAITGNSITAAHREKVKGAMVALTTSTKSENSKLSVSDTKEVILEPPSFMKGTVEKIVEFILRNGKEFEEKLIAQDRMTGRFPFLLPNNPYHSYYLKILQETQESKSRGGSSECKDRRSSSERRDRRGSSERRDRRSSSERKDSGHEKEVSKSKGRGSANKDSSASDRSSAEPSEKQLNEKGKFQLVIGGVKKEPPRKVTADEAAAIVMAATRGLGSMDPQSNTVKDTRDIGRMQDPGEVSKPVSSSEVCTSLTSSGQVKKEGIGIIDDDWISNTIAKAVAVAASKEADSSEASMTNAQKLKAERLRRARMFTAIIKGGGSKGDPVTSDPVNESAKVSPADLNLPGPDTKPLATEREGSSVPSEREGSNMKKQEKDSDDEQNKARKYRKHHPESNEDIDDLEEESYKHSRKRHRSRGHSMDAHKHKQRQHSKDREYMHENSYSSSEDERRSSKSRHRHRHDHYYAEDAEHRSSHRHRRNHGSGSKRKHKDDRAEPSQSTSEQKYGLEQPPGDTAQSSNASTEVPDELKAKIRAMLLETL